Below is a genomic region from Isachenkonia alkalipeptolytica.
CATTATAACCCCCCTATTCCTTTCTGTCTAGCGAACAATGAAGAATAATAGACTCTGTAACCATTACTTGCAAGTTGGTTTACTTTTCAGTGCTTCACTTTCTTCTTCTTTAAGGTAACGCCAGTCTCCTTCTTGTAAAGTTCCTAATACAATATTACCAATGGCCACTCGCTTTAGTTTAACTATCGGATGGCTGATGGCATCACACATTTTACGAACTTGACGATTTCTTCCCTCGGTGATGGTAATTTCCAGCAAACTATTGTCATTGCAATTAAGAATTTTCAATGAAGCTGGCTGTGTGTAGGATCCATCAATAAGTATTCCCTTTTCAAAAGCTTTAATACCTTCTTCCTTGGGAACTCCCTTTACTAAAGCGTGATAGGTTTTAGATACTTTATACTTTGGGTGAGTCATAAGATTGGCGAATTCCCCATCATTAGTCAGTAAAATCAACCCCGATGTATCATAATCCAATCTTCCTACGGGGTAAACACGATAATCTGTAGACACAAAATCCAAAACCGTCTTCCGGTTAAACTGATCATCGGAGGAGGTGATCACCCCTTCCGGCTTATTAAGCATAATATATATAGATTGTTCTTCTAGAGTCACAGCTTCCCCATTACAGGCAACTTGATCAACACCAACGGTAACTATGTAACCCATTTCCTTAATAACTTTTCCGTTCACAGTCACTAAGCCTTCTTCGATTAATTTTTCACTCTTTCTTCTTGATGCAACACCGCAATGGGCTAAATACTTTTGTAACCTCACAAGCTTCCTCCTAACATTCCTAAACTTATCCAGGATTACTTCATTTCTTTACTAGAATATAAACCTTCTTCAAAACTTGAAAGATCCGGTAAATCTTGAAGGTTTTCAAACCCGAATTTTTTTAAGAAAAACTCCGTAGTAGCATAAATAATGGGTCGTCCAATAGTGTTTAACCTTTCTTTTTCATAGATCAAATTTTCTTGAATTAGATTTGAAAGGGGTTTATCACATTTTACGCCCCGTATTTTCTCTATCTGACTTTTCGTGATGGGCTGTTTATAGACGATTATGGCTAATGTCTCGATGGTGGCTCTGGATAAAGAGCGTCTTTGGTCCCCGGGAAGTAATTTTTTGATATAGGGATAAGCCGATTCTTTAGTTGTTAATTGAAGTGTAGTCCCGATTTTAATAAGCTCAATGCCCCGGTTTCCCATTTTATATTCCTCTTGTAATTCATTGATAATCTCTTTCGTATCTTTCTCATTTAACTCTAAAATCTTTCCGAGCTCTTTTATTTCTAAGGTATCACCCCATGCGAAGAGAATCGCTTCGATGATGGCACAATAATTCTGCATTTTCACATTTTCACCTCTTTATAGAGTTATCGCTTTTTCTCGAAGGCGTAAAACAATACTACAGGTCTTTTGGTTTTGATTTATAAAGATGATACGGTTTTTTGCTAATTCCAGTATTGCTAGAAAAGTAGTGATCAGGTGAATTTTATCCATAGAGTATTCAAATGCTTTTTCAAAGAGAATTTGAGATTCCTTTTCTAAACGCTTTACTAATTCTTGTACTTTTTCCTCCACGGTCACAGGATCTTTTTGAACCGAGTCAAAGGGGTTGGTCTTGCTTTTTTCTGTATTCTTTTTGACCATCAATTTTTCCCAAGCATTCATTAAGTCCGTAGCCGTAATATGACTAAAGTCTTCGTCCTTCTCGACAGGAACTTCGAGAAAACTTAAATCATCACGGGTTTTAAAAAAACGGATTTCTAATGTATTTTCACGTTCTTTTAAAGTTTTAGCAGCTCCTTTGAATTTTTTATACTCAATCAAACGTTCCACAAGATCGGTTCTTGGGTCTTCCTCCTCTTCTTCTGATGTATGAGTTGTTGGAAGTAGCATCTTTGATTTAATATCAATCAGTGTAGCCGCCATCACCAAAAAGTCTCCGGTGACATCTAAATCGCATTCTTTCATTTGTGACAAATACAAGAGGTATTGATCAGTGATTTTCACAATAGGAATGTCGTAGATTTCCACCTTCTGATTTTCAATTAAATGCATTAAAACATCCATAGGACCCTGAAAAGTTTCTAAGTTGACTTCATAGGAGGTCATTGTTTTATTGCTTTCCATTTGCCTCAACTCATTTCCAAATAATTTTTGTACAGTTTTTTTGCATAAGCCATTTCATCTTCTTTTGTGTAAATATAGCCTTGAACCTTTGCTTTTAATACTTCTTTTAAAATTCGTTTGAATAAAGGTCCGGGTGTTATACCCAGGGTTAAAAGATCCTGACCGGTGATTATAGTGTTAATGGATTGCAGTTTTAATTTATAGTATAGCAAATAGTGTCTTATATCATTGTTTTCACAATCATTATAATAAAAAATAAGCATTTCATCTGTGGCAAACTCTAACAAAGCATACACCTCATAAAGGTCCACATTCTCAGACCACAAGATGGAGTATACTCTGTTTTTTTTACGTAAACCCTCGATAATTCCATGGTAAGACTGGCGATAGCTGACATAGTTATTAATAATTTTGGGTATCAACTCCATAGGAATACCGCTTAGCAGTTGCTGTACAATAATATCAGCATAACGGATATCCTCCCGTTTAATTGTATTAAAGACTTCTAAGGTATTAGGAATATTTTCGATCTTTTGAATTTCCTTCATGGAAATGTCCTGTCCCTGATTCAAACTTTTAAAAATATTTAGTTCCTTCATCAACGCTAGGCTGTTGATGAGATTTTCATCCTTGAAAATCCCATGAATCTCCTCTCTAATTCGATCCTGGCTAAGCTTGTTGATCATATGATCATTTACAGCTTGTAAAATGAATTTTTTCGTCTCCTCTTCAATGGAAAAGCCTAGTCTTGAAGCAAATCGGATCGCTCTGAAAATTCTTGTGGGATCTTCAATAAAGCTTAAGTTATAAAGAGCGCGTATCAAACCATCAGAGAGGTCATCTAAGCCACTAAAATAATCGATTAACTGGTACTCCTTTTCCCCATTAAGTTCTATAGCCATACAGTTGATGGTAAAGTCTCTTCGGAATAAATCATTCCATATAGTTGATTTTTCAACTTTCGGTAGGGCTGCAGGGTATTCATAGTATTCCCTTCTTGCAGAAACAAAATCAATATGGGGTTGTTGTGGCAGCTTTACAACAGCGGTTTGAAACTTCTTATGCGTGACCAGACGCCCTTGCAGACGTTTGTTGACTTTTTCAGCAAGTTTAATCGCATCCCCTTCTACAACAAAATCCAAATCAAAATTTTTCCGATTTAATAAAAGATCCCTTACAAATCCACCGACGATAAATACCTTTGTGTTTTCTTCTTTTGCAACCTTTTTAACCACTTCTATAAGGGAGACCATATCTTGGGGCAGGTGATGGATTTTTTCTCGAACATCTAAGAAATCATAGGATTGGTCATAATTGGACTTATACCATCGGGGGATGGAATCTCCGTGGATTTGTTGCAAAAGATTGGTCCTTGTGACAATGCCTACGATTTTTTCTCCTTCCATTACCGGTAGACGACCGATGTTATGTTTAGAGAGAAGCTCATTAATCTCGTTGATGCTGGTACTAGGAGTAATGGTCACCACTTTTTGTTTCATAAAACCTTTAATCGGTGCATGGGAAAGGTCATGGATCATCGCTTTATCTAAATCAGTCCTGGAGATAATTCCAATCAGTCGATCATTCTTTACAACCGGCATACCTGTATGACCATATCTAAGCATTATGCGATTAGCTTTTTCCACTGTCATATCTTCGAGTAAAGTTTTTACCGGATAACTCATAATATCTTTTGCTTTGACTTGAGGAGTGATTTTTTCCCTTAATAATTTGAGGATTTTTTCCCTTATTTCCCTAGCAGGCATATTTTTCACCGAAGCAGAACCTGCCCTACGATGACCACCGCCATCAAAGGCTTCTAAAATCTCAGCTACATTAATATCATCCTCTAGACTTCGTCCAATAACATAGGTTTTCTCTTCCATTTTTGATATGATAAACAGTGCATCGGTATTTTTAATATGAGTGATCTTGCTGGCGATATTACTTAAGCCATTTATATATTCATCGTGTTCTGAAAAAGCAAAATACACGTGATATTTTTTCACTTCCACCCGTTCTAAGTTTGTCAAGAGGGTCATGAGCAGTTTATCCTGGGTTTCATTGGTAAACTCATATAAGTACTCGTTAACAATATCTAAATCTGCCTGCTTTCGAAATAGGTAAGCAACCACTTCTGCATCATGGTGAGTTGTGTTTTTAAAAGTCAAACAATTAGTGTCTGCGTAGATACCCAATAAAAAAAGCGTTGCCTGAAAAGGAGTGATTTCAATATTTTGCTTAATAATCTTTTTTAATAAAATCGTGGTACATGAGCCATAGTATTTGATGACCATTTTCGATGCAGCGATACTCTCTTGCGTCGGCTTATGGTGGTCATATATCGTGATATCTAAATCTTTATTTAATAGTTTTTTAAACGGTCCTACCCGATTTTTAGAGTTTGTATCGACGATAATTAATGAATCAACGGCTTCAAGGTTGATTTCGCTGTAGCTATAAATTTGCAGGGAATATTTGTAAAGGTTTATAAAGCTCTTAATTTCTTTATCTAGTTTCCCGGAATACACCAAGAAACCTTCCGGATGCAGAATTTTACTGGCAATCATACTGGAAAGGCCGTCAAAATCTAAATTCTCATGACTGGTTATTAGCTTAATTGTCACCACATCCTTCAATTCTATCTACTAAAAATTATAACACATTTCCTATTTTCCACAACAATTGCCTGTGAAAAACTATTAAAAAAAGAGGCTATTATAGCCTCTTTTCCTCATTTTCTGTTACAACACCGTGTATGATTTTTCGAGGTTTTTTTTCTGCATCGGATATATACACGGATTCTTGTAATAGTTCAAGGGCTCCATCAAGTTTATCTTTATCATTGTAAAAAACAGTTATTACTGTTTCACCTTTGTTTACATAGTCCCCAATTTTCTTTTCAAGTTGTAATCCAACTTTGTGGTCGATTTTTGTAGATTTATCTAAACGACCGGCTCCAAGGGTTAAGGCGGATTTTCCTAATAACTCTGCATCCAATCGGTGGATATAACCTTCTGACAAAGCTTTATACTCGTATATATCTTGAGTTTGATGGAGTAATTCCGGTTGTTCTATGAACTTTATGTCGCCTCCTTGACTTTGTACAAAGGACTTAAAAACATCTAAGGCTTTCCCATTATCGATAACTTCTTGTATTTTTTCCATTCCCTCATCTAAACTTCCAACTTTTTCTGCAAGCAATAACATATAACTTCCTAGATAGTGACAAAGCTCTAATAGATCCTTTGAACCTTCTCCCTGAAGCAACTCAATGGCTTCACGGACTTCGATACCGTTACCAATGGTATTGCCTAAGGGTTGTTCCATGTCCGTTACAACAGCCACCGTGTTTTTACCTACACCATTACCAATGTCCACCATAGCTCTACCAAGTTCAAAGGCCTGGTCAATATCTTTCATGAAAGCGCCACTTCCGGTTTTTACATCTAATACGATGCGATCAGCTCCAGAAGCCAGTTTTTTACTCATTACGCTGCTGGCGATCAGCGAGATGTTATCAATGGTGGCAGTTACATCTCGAAGGGCGTAAAGTTTTTTGTCTGCCGGGGCCAAATCTTTCGTCTGCCCTCCTAAGGAGAACTTAATACTATTTACTTGGTCAGCAAATTTTTTTATTGTTAAATCCGCCGAAAACCCTTGTATCGCTTCAAGTTTATCAATTGTCCCCCCGGTATGTCCTAGCCCTCGGCCTGAAAGTTTGGCCACAGGAACATTGTTTGCGGCAACTAAGGCCCCTAGAGCAATCGTGGTTTTATCCCCTACCCCGCCGGTGCTATGCTTATCCACTTTAAGCCCTTTGATCATAGACAGATCAATGGTCTCTCCGGAGTTAATGATTGCATTGGTTAAGTTTACGGTTTCCGCTTTGTTCATTCCTTTAAAATAGATAGCCATTAATAGAGCACTCATTTGATAGTCGGGGATCCGTTCGTTGTTATAACCCTCTACAAAGTATTTAATTTCTTCCTTGCTTAACTCTTCACCGTTTCTCTTTTTGTAAAGTATATCGATCATTTCCATTTCATTATCACCTCTTATACAATCTACTTCAGTATATTATCTGCAAAGCTTTTACCATTCTTGGGTTTTTCTATTTTAAGCAAGTCAGAAATAGTCGCCGCAATATCGGAAAATGATTTTCTAGTCCCTAGATCTGTTCCTTGTTTTATAGTCTGCCCGTAAATCAGTAGTGGAACGTATTCTCTTGTATGATCGGTTCCTTGATAAGTTGGATCATTCCCATGATCAGCCGTAATTATAAGTACGTCCGTTTCTTTTAAAGTGTTTAACAAATCCGGCAAGTGTTTGTTTACCTCTTCAAGAGCTTCTTTATAACCCTTGGTATCTCTCCGATGACCAAATTTCGAATCAAAATCCACAAGATTTGTAAAAATGATTCCTTGCGTATTTTCTTTAATGGCTTCGATCGTTTTATCGATTCCCTGTAGATTACTTTTGGAAGTTATTTTCTTACTAATGCCTTGACCGTTATAAATGTCATCGATTTTCCCTATACCTATTACATCGTATCCTCCATCTAAAGTGTAATCCAAGATTGTTTTCTCTTGGGGGGATAAGGAAAGATCCCTTCGGTTTGCTGTTCGTTCAAAGGAGCCTAAACTTCCGATAAAGGGTCTCGCAATAATTCTAGCTACAGCATGTTTACCTGTCATAATATCTCTTGCTATTTCACACATTTCGTAAAGTTCTTTGATGGGAATTACTTCTTCATGAGCGGCGATTTGAAAAACACTGTCCGCGGAAGTATAGACAATCGGATTTTTTGTTCTAAGATGTTCCTCACCGAGCTCTTCGATGATCTTTGTTCCTGAAGCCGGCTTGTTTCCAATTCCTTTTTTACCGGTGCGTTTTTCAAACTCATCCATTATTTCCTTGGGAAATCCATTAGGATAGGTTTTGAAAGGTTCATCCAAGTGAATTCCTGCGATTTCCCAATGACCCGTAGTGGTATCTTTGCCGTTGGAATATTCCATTGCACGGCCATAGGCGGCTTGGGGATCTTTTTTTTCCGGGAGATAATCAATACCCTCTATATTCCCAAGACCTAATTCTAAAAAATGATTTAAATTAATGTCGGGGTGAACTTCAAAAAGATTTCCTAGGGTATTAGCGCCTTCACTGTTGAAATTCTTTGCATCGGGAAGTGCTCCAATTCCAACACTGTCTAATATGAGTAAAACGATTCGATTAACCAATACAATCCCTCCTTTATTAATCCCGCGTATTAAGCCCGCGGATGACTTTTTAAATATACATCTTTAATTTTATTTTTCTTAAAATCAATATACATTTGGGTCGTTGCTAAGGCAGAATGTCCAAGCATTTCCTGTACTGATTTGAGATCTGCCCCATTATCGATTAAATGAATGGCAAAAGAGTGTCTTAAGGTATGGGGAGTAATCGACTTACTGATGTTCATCGTCTTTGTATATCCCTTGATAATCTTCCAAAAACCTTGTCGGGACAATCTTTTACCGGAATAATTCAGGAACAATGATTTTTCCTCTTCGTTTTTCAAGAAATCCTTTCTTTCGTGGATTATGTAGGATTTTAATGCCTCTAGTGCATGTTTGCCCATAGGGATCGTACGATCCTTATTTCCATTGCAACAACGGATATACTCCATTTCTAAATCTACATCTTCTATATCTAAAGAGATTAATTCGGAAACTCGAATACCGGTAGCATAAAGAATTTCAAGCATGGCTTTGTCGCGAATGCCTTTTTTAGTGTCTAATTGAGGTTGCATCATTAATTGGTTAACCTCTTCCAAAGAAAGTACTTCAGGGATTTTTTTGAATGCTTTGGGTCCACTAATTTCGTCCATAGGATTTTGTCTAAGAAACTGATTTTTGCATAAATAGTCATAGAATTTTCGAATTGAAACAATGTATCGAGATATAGAAGAACTGGACTTACTATCTTTTTGCAACTTCAGCAAATAGGAAAGGATGGTGGTATGATTTGTTAAACTGAATTCTTCGATGTTTTGTTCTTTCAAAAAGTAATAATATTTTTTCAAATCCCGTTCATATGACTTTATCGTATTTTGAGCAAGGTTTTTTTCCTGTAAGTACATAATGTAATCTTGTAATATATGCTCCATATAGCAATTCCTTTCTATCGGGTTTCTTTAGCTAGTAAAATAGCCAAAATTGTTTTACTGTCCTTAATCTCTCCGTTACTAATTTTCTCAAGAGCGGTTTCAAAAGAGATTTCAATAATCTCAATATACTCATCTTCATCCGGTTCAGCGGTACCTTTACATAAGCTTTTCGCTTCAAATAGATAAATTTCTTCATTGGAAAAGCCCGGACTTGTGTAGAATTGAGCTACGGCATTAAAATCATTGGCCTCATAACCTGTTTCCTCTTTAAATTCTCGCTTTGCACAGGCTTCAGGATCTTCCTTAGGTTCCATTTTTCCGGCGGGAATTTCTATAAGAAACTCGTCCACAGCCTTACGATACTGTTTTACTAAGACAACCTGCCCCTTGTCATTGATTCCAATAATTCCTACAGCTCCGGAATGCTCCACAATTTCACGCTTTGAATATTTTTTATCCGGAAGCTCGACGGTGTCAACTCTTAAATTAATGACCTTCCCTTCATAGATTCTTTCGCTTTTTAAGGTTTCTTCTTGTCTCTTCATTATTCCCTCCCCTTAATTGTGTCTAAAAAAGTTTAAATTATCGCTGTGATCGAATTTTATCAGCGAGAACTGCAATAAATTCCGAGTTGGTAGGCTTCTTGTTGTTTTTTTTGAATTTTGGCAAATGTTCTAAAAACTCTTTAATTTTTTCTGATTCTCCTTGATTCCATGTTACTTCAATAGAGTGGCGAATGGCCCGTTCTACACGACTTGGAGTTGTATCAAACTGTCTTGCCAGGCCCGGGTAAAGTTCCTTCGTGACTGCGTTCAAGTATTCCGGTTTTTTTGCTACCATGATAATTGCTTCTTTTAAATAGGAATAGCCTTTAATATGAGCCGGAACACCAAGAGTGTGGATCAACTCCGATGCCATCTTTTCAATGTTTTTAATCTCTTCCTGAGTGAGGTTCATGGACTGCTTGGGATTTTCGTATGAAAGTAATTCTTCTTTCGATTCTCTGATTCTTTTTAAGAAAAACTCGAAGTCGAAAGGCTTTATAATATAATAATCCGCCCCAAGCTGTATGGCTTTTTTTGTGACTTTATCCTGTCCTACGGCAGATAGCATAATAGTATAGGGTTTTTCTTTTTTTTGATTGATTTCTTCTAAAACACCCAATCCATCTAAATGGGGCATTATAATATCAAGTATCAGGACTTTGGGTTTTTCCGTTTCTAAAAGTTTTAAAGCCTCTAATCCATCGTTAGCTATACCTATGACCTCAATGTCTTCCTGTTTATCTAAAAACTCTTCTAAAATGTTGCAAAATTCTTCATTATCATCTGCAATAGCAACAGTTATCTTGTTTTTATGCAATTTATTTCCCCCTTTTAAAAATGTATGCCTCAAATATAAAAAGCAATCTTTATGTCTAGCTTCTAATCTTGAGTAACTCCTCCGCATGCTTCAATGTGATGGCTGTAGATGTGCCCCCTAAGAGTCTACCAATTTCTTCAATACGACCATCATTCCCTAGTTCTTGTAAATAAGTGGTGTTATGACCTCTATGGGTTTCTTTGTAAATTTTATAATGCAAAGACCCTCTTGCGGCGATCTGAGGTAAGTGGGTGATACAAATTACTTGACGATTAGTGGAGATTCCTTCCAACTTATCTCCTACCAAATTCGCAGTTTCTCCACTGATTCCAGTATCAATTTCATCAAAGATCATACAGGAGATTTTATCGATGTCTGCAAGCAAAGACTTCAAGGCTAACATTACCCTGGAGATTTCCCCCCCTGAAGCAATTTTGGCTAAAGATTTCGGTACTTCTCCGGGATTGGTTTTAATTAGAAACTCCACAGCGTCGAAACCTTTTCGGTTAAAACTCTGAATAAGATTTAAATCCTCTCCATCTTTTGACGCTATTGCAACTTTAAAACTACCATGGGGAATGTTTAGTTCCTGTAATGTTGATGATACTTTCTTTTCCAGGATTTTTGCAGTTTCTACGCGCCTTTTATGTAACGCCGATGCTAGCGAATTTAATACTTCAGACTTCTTCTGTAGTTTTTTCGAAATCTTTTCAATTCGTTCTTTGCTATTGATCAAACCATCCAACTCTTCTTTGGATTTTTGATAATAGGTTAAAACATCTTCTATGCTAGGGCCATATTTCCGTTTCATGTCATTGATATACGCAATTCGTTGGTTCAAACGGTCTAAATCTTCCGTAGGAAATTCAATGTTTTCGAAGTACTGACGGATTTCCCTTGAAACATCTTCCAGTTGAAACTGTATTTCTTCTAGTTGATTGCTGAAATTTTTAATTTGCGGATCAAATTTGTCAACAGTATGAAATTCTTCAACTGTTTTAGAGACCAAATCCATTACTGAATTCGCATTTCTGAGATTATACAAGTTCTCATAACCTTTACCCATGACCTCATATATTTTCTCGCTATTAGCTAAAACATTATAATCCTGCATTAAAACCTCTTCTTCCCCATCTTTCAATTCAGCAGATTCAATTTCTTCTATATGAAAACGTAATAAATCTATTTGTCTTTCTCGATCCCGGTCATCTATGGACAAATTATTTTTTTCTTGTTGAAGCATTTGAAATTCTTCATAATGGGTAAGAAAGTCTTTTCGAAGGCTTTTCATTTCCTCCCCAGCATAGTCATCTAAAATATCAATATGGTTTTGTTTGTTGAGTAGAGACTGGTGGTTATGCTGTCCATGGATATCGATCAAGTTATCTGCAAGGTTTTTCACCGTGGTATTGGTTACAATAGAACCGTTTATTCGACTTACACTCCTACCGGATTTCAACAATTCTCTAGATAATACTATAATCTCTTCATCAGTATTTAATCCAAGACTGGTAAGCAGATCTTCTACTAAGGGGTTTTTTAAAAAGACCGATTGCAAATAAGTGTTTTCCCCTTTGCTTCGAATATGATCTTTGTCTGCACGTTCTCCTAGGGTTAATTTAATTGCATTAATAATGATGGATTTCCCTACCCCAGTTTCTCCAGTCAGAATATTTAGCCCATCATCAAACCGTATATGCAAATGATCAATTAAAGCAAAATTTTTGATTTCCAGTTCCATTAACATATCCATATCTCCTTTGGGAAAAATATTATTGCATAAGACTTCTAAACTTATCTTTTATTTCGTCTACACTCTTTTCATCTCGTATCAGAACAAAGATCGTGTCATCACCGGCTATGGTACCGACAATTTCTTCATAGTTGATAGCATCAATAGTAGAGGCTGCAGCTTGTCCAGCGCCAGAAAGTGTTTTAAGTACCAAGATATTCCCTGCATGATCAATCGACAAAATGGAATCTCTAAAGAGGCGCATGAGACGATCAGATAAAATCGTATTTTGATTTTCTAAGGTGGCGTATTTATACCGTCCGTTCTTTGAAAGAGATTTTATTAATCGAAGTTCCTTAATATCTCTAGAAACTGTGGCTTGAGTAACCTTTAAACCCATTTTCTTAAGTTCTTCAGATAATTCTTCCTGGGTTTCAATTTCTTTGTTTTTTATTATTTCTAGAATTTTTGCTTGCCGTGTATATTTCATAATGCCCCCCCAATGATCAGTGATTTTTATTTGGTAAAGAGATTATACTTTTGATTTTTCAAAATTATCATGAGCTTTGCTAACAACTCGTTCTACATTATCTTCTGTGGTACTCTTCTCCCAATAATCATTTTGATTTTGTAGATAAGCTAAAAACTCCATATTTCCCTTTGGCCCCTGAATTGGGGAGAAGGATAATTGAGCAATACCAATATTTTCTTCCTGTATAAAGTCTATAACTTTAATAAGCACTTCCCTGTGAGTTTGAGGATTCCGGATCACACCGTTTTTACCGACTTTTCCTCGGCCAGCTTCAAATTGTGGCTTGATTAACACAACCATACATCCATTTTCCTTTAAAAGTTTTTTTGCAACAGGCAATACCAGTTTTAATGAAATAAAAGAAACATCTACACTGATAAAATCAGCTTTTTCTTTAATATCCGCTAAAGTCACATGTCGAATGTTGGTCCGCTCCATTACCACCACTCGCGGGTCTTGCCTC
It encodes:
- a CDS encoding CBS domain-containing protein, giving the protein MTIKLITSHENLDFDGLSSMIASKILHPEGFLVYSGKLDKEIKSFINLYKYSLQIYSYSEINLEAVDSLIIVDTNSKNRVGPFKKLLNKDLDITIYDHHKPTQESIAASKMVIKYYGSCTTILLKKIIKQNIEITPFQATLFLLGIYADTNCLTFKNTTHHDAEVVAYLFRKQADLDIVNEYLYEFTNETQDKLLMTLLTNLERVEVKKYHVYFAFSEHDEYINGLSNIASKITHIKNTDALFIISKMEEKTYVIGRSLEDDINVAEILEAFDGGGHRRAGSASVKNMPAREIREKILKLLREKITPQVKAKDIMSYPVKTLLEDMTVEKANRIMLRYGHTGMPVVKNDRLIGIISRTDLDKAMIHDLSHAPIKGFMKQKVVTITPSTSINEINELLSKHNIGRLPVMEGEKIVGIVTRTNLLQQIHGDSIPRWYKSNYDQSYDFLDVREKIHHLPQDMVSLIEVVKKVAKEENTKVFIVGGFVRDLLLNRKNFDLDFVVEGDAIKLAEKVNKRLQGRLVTHKKFQTAVVKLPQQPHIDFVSARREYYEYPAALPKVEKSTIWNDLFRRDFTINCMAIELNGEKEYQLIDYFSGLDDLSDGLIRALYNLSFIEDPTRIFRAIRFASRLGFSIEEETKKFILQAVNDHMINKLSQDRIREEIHGIFKDENLINSLALMKELNIFKSLNQGQDISMKEIQKIENIPNTLEVFNTIKREDIRYADIIVQQLLSGIPMELIPKIINNYVSYRQSYHGIIEGLRKKNRVYSILWSENVDLYEVYALLEFATDEMLIFYYNDCENNDIRHYLLYYKLKLQSINTIITGQDLLTLGITPGPLFKRILKEVLKAKVQGYIYTKEDEMAYAKKLYKNYLEMS
- the spo0A gene encoding sporulation transcription factor Spo0A — encoded protein: MHKNKITVAIADDNEEFCNILEEFLDKQEDIEVIGIANDGLEALKLLETEKPKVLILDIIMPHLDGLGVLEEINQKKEKPYTIMLSAVGQDKVTKKAIQLGADYYIIKPFDFEFFLKRIRESKEELLSYENPKQSMNLTQEEIKNIEKMASELIHTLGVPAHIKGYSYLKEAIIMVAKKPEYLNAVTKELYPGLARQFDTTPSRVERAIRHSIEVTWNQGESEKIKEFLEHLPKFKKNNKKPTNSEFIAVLADKIRSQR
- the scpB gene encoding SMC-Scp complex subunit ScpB, coding for MQNYCAIIEAILFAWGDTLEIKELGKILELNEKDTKEIINELQEEYKMGNRGIELIKIGTTLQLTTKESAYPYIKKLLPGDQRRSLSRATIETLAIIVYKQPITKSQIEKIRGVKCDKPLSNLIQENLIYEKERLNTIGRPIIYATTEFFLKKFGFENLQDLPDLSSFEEGLYSSKEMK
- a CDS encoding segregation and condensation protein A encodes the protein MESNKTMTSYEVNLETFQGPMDVLMHLIENQKVEIYDIPIVKITDQYLLYLSQMKECDLDVTGDFLVMAATLIDIKSKMLLPTTHTSEEEEEDPRTDLVERLIEYKKFKGAAKTLKERENTLEIRFFKTRDDLSFLEVPVEKDEDFSHITATDLMNAWEKLMVKKNTEKSKTNPFDSVQKDPVTVEEKVQELVKRLEKESQILFEKAFEYSMDKIHLITTFLAILELAKNRIIFINQNQKTCSIVLRLREKAITL
- a CDS encoding phosphopentomutase, which encodes MVNRIVLLILDSVGIGALPDAKNFNSEGANTLGNLFEVHPDINLNHFLELGLGNIEGIDYLPEKKDPQAAYGRAMEYSNGKDTTTGHWEIAGIHLDEPFKTYPNGFPKEIMDEFEKRTGKKGIGNKPASGTKIIEELGEEHLRTKNPIVYTSADSVFQIAAHEEVIPIKELYEMCEIARDIMTGKHAVARIIARPFIGSLGSFERTANRRDLSLSPQEKTILDYTLDGGYDVIGIGKIDDIYNGQGISKKITSKSNLQGIDKTIEAIKENTQGIIFTNLVDFDSKFGHRRDTKGYKEALEEVNKHLPDLLNTLKETDVLIITADHGNDPTYQGTDHTREYVPLLIYGQTIKQGTDLGTRKSFSDIAATISDLLKIEKPKNGKSFADNILK
- a CDS encoding NUDIX hydrolase, producing the protein MKRQEETLKSERIYEGKVINLRVDTVELPDKKYSKREIVEHSGAVGIIGINDKGQVVLVKQYRKAVDEFLIEIPAGKMEPKEDPEACAKREFKEETGYEANDFNAVAQFYTSPGFSNEEIYLFEAKSLCKGTAEPDEDEYIEIIEISFETALEKISNGEIKDSKTILAILLAKETR
- a CDS encoding pyrimidine-nucleoside phosphorylase, yielding MEMIDILYKKRNGEELSKEEIKYFVEGYNNERIPDYQMSALLMAIYFKGMNKAETVNLTNAIINSGETIDLSMIKGLKVDKHSTGGVGDKTTIALGALVAANNVPVAKLSGRGLGHTGGTIDKLEAIQGFSADLTIKKFADQVNSIKFSLGGQTKDLAPADKKLYALRDVTATIDNISLIASSVMSKKLASGADRIVLDVKTGSGAFMKDIDQAFELGRAMVDIGNGVGKNTVAVVTDMEQPLGNTIGNGIEVREAIELLQGEGSKDLLELCHYLGSYMLLLAEKVGSLDEGMEKIQEVIDNGKALDVFKSFVQSQGGDIKFIEQPELLHQTQDIYEYKALSEGYIHRLDAELLGKSALTLGAGRLDKSTKIDHKVGLQLEKKIGDYVNKGETVITVFYNDKDKLDGALELLQESVYISDAEKKPRKIIHGVVTENEEKRL
- a CDS encoding pseudouridine synthase, whose protein sequence is MRLQKYLAHCGVASRRKSEKLIEEGLVTVNGKVIKEMGYIVTVGVDQVACNGEAVTLEEQSIYIMLNKPEGVITSSDDQFNRKTVLDFVSTDYRVYPVGRLDYDTSGLILLTNDGEFANLMTHPKYKVSKTYHALVKGVPKEEGIKAFEKGILIDGSYTQPASLKILNCNDNSLLEITITEGRNRQVRKMCDAISHPIVKLKRVAIGNIVLGTLQEGDWRYLKEEESEALKSKPTCK
- the xerD gene encoding site-specific tyrosine recombinase XerD, giving the protein MEHILQDYIMYLQEKNLAQNTIKSYERDLKKYYYFLKEQNIEEFSLTNHTTILSYLLKLQKDSKSSSSISRYIVSIRKFYDYLCKNQFLRQNPMDEISGPKAFKKIPEVLSLEEVNQLMMQPQLDTKKGIRDKAMLEILYATGIRVSELISLDIEDVDLEMEYIRCCNGNKDRTIPMGKHALEALKSYIIHERKDFLKNEEEKSLFLNYSGKRLSRQGFWKIIKGYTKTMNISKSITPHTLRHSFAIHLIDNGADLKSVQEMLGHSALATTQMYIDFKKNKIKDVYLKSHPRA